In Streptomyces capitiformicae, one genomic interval encodes:
- a CDS encoding nitroreductase family deazaflavin-dependent oxidoreductase → MPLEGEYVPSPTQWVREQVELYESSGGTKGTTLKDTGLPVVILTTRGAKSGKIRKTPVMRVEHDGQYAVVASLGGAPKHPVWYHNLKSDPHVELQDGTARQDMTAREVTGSEKAEWWERAVAAYPPYDDYQKRTEREIPVFVLEPSTGQ, encoded by the coding sequence ATGCCTCTTGAGGGCGAATACGTGCCGAGTCCGACGCAGTGGGTGCGCGAGCAGGTCGAGTTGTACGAGAGCTCGGGCGGTACCAAGGGGACGACGCTGAAGGACACGGGTCTGCCCGTCGTGATCCTCACCACGCGCGGCGCCAAGAGCGGCAAGATCCGCAAGACTCCGGTGATGCGGGTGGAGCACGACGGGCAGTACGCGGTCGTGGCCTCGCTGGGCGGTGCGCCCAAGCACCCGGTCTGGTACCACAACCTGAAGTCCGACCCCCATGTCGAACTCCAGGATGGGACCGCACGCCAGGACATGACGGCACGTGAGGTCACGGGCTCCGAGAAGGCCGAGTGGTGGGAGCGTGCGGTCGCCGCGTACCCGCCGTACGACGACTACCAGAAGCGGACCGAACGGGAGATACCCGTCTTCGTGCTGGAGCCGTCGACCGGACAGTGA
- a CDS encoding glutamine synthetase family protein — protein sequence MSASDTSEVRRQTARLAADGIDVVRVAYPDLLGTDRARDVLLEELPRACTHGLAFCRAVYHTSPQGDVVPVAGGLDAGLPDISVRPDLDTLVKLPWEPGVATCLGEVIDPATGSPAPESPRDLLRAVLARCAEHGLRPVVGPELEYYLCDPEPGPAGGWRRYGGHAGVVYTAGLRADPDNHLLRTLRHVRDLNLGVLSGNHEFDGGQFEINLVHSEALSAADRAFRFKAAIKELARREGRLATFMAKPFNDAGGSGFHLHLSCEDTEGRNVFDDASGPYGLSDTARHAVAGLVAHAPALAALLNPTINSYKRFGPDTLAPWLIDWGLDNRSAMIRIPPERGSGARLELRLGDASANPYLAVAGTVAAALLGVLAGEEPPAPLEGYGYDTSRSALLPTTLTDALDALEADTALAEVLGKDFVSSFLSYKRNEVERFRRHVTDWEFTEYAYHL from the coding sequence GTGAGCGCATCCGACACCTCAGAAGTCCGCCGGCAGACGGCCCGGCTCGCCGCCGACGGCATCGACGTCGTCCGGGTGGCCTATCCCGACCTGCTCGGCACGGACCGGGCGCGTGACGTGCTGCTGGAGGAGCTGCCCCGGGCCTGTACGCACGGGCTCGCCTTCTGCCGGGCCGTGTATCACACCAGCCCGCAGGGCGATGTCGTCCCGGTAGCGGGCGGTCTCGACGCCGGGCTGCCCGACATCTCCGTACGACCGGACCTCGACACTCTGGTGAAGCTGCCGTGGGAGCCGGGGGTGGCCACCTGTCTCGGCGAGGTGATCGACCCGGCGACCGGGTCACCCGCGCCGGAGTCGCCCCGCGATCTGCTGCGGGCCGTGCTCGCCCGGTGCGCAGAGCACGGGCTGCGGCCGGTCGTCGGCCCGGAGCTCGAGTACTACCTGTGCGACCCCGAGCCCGGACCGGCGGGCGGCTGGCGACGCTACGGCGGGCACGCCGGGGTCGTCTACACCGCCGGGCTGCGCGCCGACCCCGACAACCATCTGCTGCGCACCCTGCGCCACGTCCGCGACCTGAACCTCGGGGTGCTGAGCGGCAACCACGAGTTCGACGGCGGACAGTTCGAGATCAACCTCGTGCACTCGGAGGCGCTGTCGGCCGCCGACCGCGCCTTCCGCTTCAAGGCCGCGATCAAGGAGCTGGCCCGCCGCGAAGGCAGGCTCGCCACCTTCATGGCGAAGCCGTTCAACGACGCGGGCGGCTCCGGCTTCCACCTCCACCTGTCGTGCGAAGACACGGAGGGCCGCAATGTCTTCGACGACGCCTCCGGCCCGTACGGGCTGTCCGACACGGCCCGCCACGCGGTCGCCGGGCTCGTCGCACACGCCCCCGCCCTCGCCGCGCTGCTCAACCCGACGATCAACTCGTACAAACGCTTCGGGCCCGACACCCTCGCTCCCTGGCTGATCGACTGGGGGCTCGACAACCGCAGCGCGATGATCCGCATCCCACCGGAGCGCGGTTCCGGCGCCCGTCTCGAACTGCGGCTGGGTGACGCCAGTGCCAATCCGTACCTGGCCGTCGCGGGCACCGTCGCCGCCGCGCTGCTCGGTGTCCTGGCCGGTGAGGAACCGCCGGCGCCGCTGGAGGGCTACGGGTACGACACCAGCAGGTCCGCTCTGCTGCCCACGACCCTGACCGACGCCCTCGACGCGCTGGAGGCGGACACCGCCCTGGCCGAGGTGCTCGGCAAGGACTTCGTCTCCTCCTTCCTCTCCTACAAGCGGAACGAGGTCGAGCGCTTCCGACGGCACGTCACCGACTGGGAGTTCACCGAGTACGCCTACCACCTGTGA
- a CDS encoding acetoacetate decarboxylase family protein translates to MTSVRGYFHPRTASGASSLIPSPPWRYSGDLLTVEYRTDPARVRELLPEPLELADEDPGAVALIWADWQSCSASGAELLDPVLSQYKEAFAVVRCQYKGRTYSRCVYIWVDKDFAIARGLHQGYPKKLGSIHQTRPHPYGPAPRISAGAKFGATLAAADRRLAQAVVTLREPSETNGFVNGHPMAHHRWLPSIEKGKGLALDELIESGAASFEGGQAWVGDAELELFEAPTEELARLEIREPIAAYYRQVGVVWDGGRLLESGTSEASAE, encoded by the coding sequence ATGACCAGTGTCCGTGGATACTTCCACCCCAGAACGGCGAGCGGTGCCTCGTCACTCATCCCGTCCCCGCCGTGGCGCTACTCGGGGGACCTGCTGACCGTCGAGTACCGGACCGATCCCGCCCGGGTACGTGAACTGCTGCCCGAGCCACTGGAGTTGGCCGACGAGGACCCGGGTGCGGTCGCGCTGATCTGGGCCGACTGGCAGTCCTGCTCGGCGTCCGGCGCGGAGCTGCTCGATCCGGTGCTCTCCCAGTACAAGGAGGCCTTCGCGGTCGTCCGCTGTCAGTACAAGGGGCGGACGTACTCGCGGTGCGTCTACATCTGGGTCGACAAGGACTTCGCGATCGCCCGCGGGCTGCACCAGGGGTATCCGAAGAAGCTCGGGTCCATCCACCAGACGCGGCCGCATCCGTACGGGCCCGCTCCGCGGATCTCGGCGGGGGCGAAGTTCGGGGCGACCTTGGCTGCCGCCGATCGTCGGTTGGCCCAAGCCGTCGTGACGCTTCGGGAGCCGTCGGAGACGAACGGGTTCGTGAACGGGCATCCCATGGCTCATCACCGGTGGCTGCCGTCGATCGAGAAGGGGAAGGGGTTGGCGCTGGACGAGTTGATCGAGTCCGGGGCGGCCTCGTTCGAGGGCGGGCAGGCGTGGGTCGGTGACGCCGAGTTGGAGTTGTTCGAGGCGCCGACCGAGGAGCTTGCCCGGCTGGAGATACGGGAGCCGATAGCTGCGTATTACCGGCAGGTGGGCGTCGTCTGGGATGGCGGGCGGCTGCTGGAGTCCGGGACGTCGGAAGCGTCTGCCGAGTAG
- a CDS encoding ferredoxin: MKVVVDMNKCQDHGQCVFASPDVFSMDDDGHLLYVADPDESLRDEVEEAADVCPLQAIRIEA; this comes from the coding sequence ATGAAGGTCGTCGTCGACATGAACAAGTGCCAGGACCACGGCCAGTGCGTCTTCGCCTCCCCCGACGTCTTCTCGATGGACGACGACGGGCATCTGCTGTACGTCGCCGACCCGGACGAATCGTTGCGCGACGAGGTCGAGGAAGCGGCGGACGTGTGCCCGCTCCAGGCCATCCGGATCGAGGCCTGA
- a CDS encoding cytochrome P450: MTDTLSAALNEPLPLEDVDLADLDNFTDGVTPWRMFHTLRHEDPVHWQPEEAPNSGFWAVTRHADIARVDRDAETFTSTRFVNLEEVDDDQIKKRASILELDGVRHRALRSVIQRQFGANVINSYTDFLRGLTATTLDAALAKGSFDFVADVSADFPINVLARLLDVPPEDNQKLIDWGNRIIGNTDPDYADVLLHSAESEKYRDLPFRSPASLEVFEYGRELARQRRGGDGADLVSKLVNTTPRDGVPLSAQDFDNYFLLLVVAGNETTRHTISHSMLALLQHPEQLARLKDDPSLIPAAVEEFLRWASPVYHFRRTATRDVELGGKQVKEGDKVVMWFASGNRDEEVFGNPYDFDVTRTDNDHVTFGKGSPHLCLGNLLARTEIRIMFEELIPRLADIRLAGDVPRVRSNFVNGIKKLPVEVTLA; the protein is encoded by the coding sequence ATGACCGACACCCTCTCCGCCGCCCTGAACGAACCCCTGCCCCTCGAAGACGTCGACCTCGCCGACCTGGACAACTTCACGGACGGCGTCACCCCGTGGCGGATGTTCCACACCCTGCGCCACGAGGACCCGGTGCACTGGCAGCCGGAGGAGGCCCCCAACTCCGGTTTCTGGGCGGTGACCCGGCACGCGGACATCGCCCGTGTGGACCGCGACGCCGAGACCTTCACCTCCACGAGGTTCGTGAACCTCGAAGAGGTCGACGACGACCAGATCAAGAAGCGCGCCTCCATCCTGGAGCTGGACGGCGTCCGCCACCGCGCGCTCCGCAGCGTGATCCAGCGGCAGTTCGGCGCGAACGTCATCAACAGCTACACCGACTTCCTCCGCGGTCTGACCGCGACCACGCTCGACGCGGCCCTCGCCAAGGGCAGCTTCGACTTCGTCGCCGATGTCTCCGCCGACTTCCCCATCAACGTCCTGGCCAGGCTGTTGGACGTGCCGCCGGAGGACAACCAGAAGCTCATCGACTGGGGCAACCGGATCATCGGCAACACCGACCCCGACTACGCCGACGTCCTGCTGCACAGCGCGGAGAGCGAGAAGTACCGCGATCTGCCGTTCCGCTCCCCCGCCTCCCTGGAGGTCTTCGAGTACGGCCGTGAACTGGCCCGGCAGCGGCGCGGCGGCGACGGCGCGGATCTGGTGTCGAAACTGGTCAACACCACCCCGCGCGACGGAGTCCCGCTCTCCGCCCAGGACTTCGACAACTACTTCCTGCTGCTCGTCGTGGCCGGCAACGAGACCACCCGGCACACCATCTCCCACTCCATGCTGGCCCTGCTCCAACACCCCGAGCAGCTCGCCAGGCTCAAGGACGACCCCTCACTGATCCCGGCTGCGGTCGAGGAGTTCCTGCGCTGGGCCTCCCCCGTCTACCACTTCCGCCGCACGGCGACCCGCGATGTCGAACTCGGTGGCAAGCAGGTGAAGGAGGGCGACAAGGTCGTCATGTGGTTCGCCTCCGGCAATCGCGACGAGGAGGTCTTCGGCAACCCGTACGACTTCGACGTCACCCGCACCGACAACGACCACGTCACCTTCGGCAAGGGCAGCCCCCACCTCTGCCTCGGCAATCTGCTCGCCCGGACCGAGATCCGCATCATGTTCGAGGAGCTGATCCCCCGACTCGCGGACATCCGCCTCGCCGGTGATGTGCCCCGCGTCCGCTCCAACTTCGTCAACGGCATCAAGAAGCTCCCGGTCGAGGTGACGTTGGCCTGA
- a CDS encoding NAD(P)/FAD-dependent oxidoreductase, translating to MTGRVVVAGASMGGLRAAEQLRAAGWTGAITVVGDEPHMPYNRPPLSKEVLAGKASFDSLAFTPKAAAADVEWRLGTPVAAARLAERTLDLADGSTLAFDGLVVATGMRPRRLGCPGPTAGRHTVRTLADAQALRDALTRPGVRVVVIGAGFIGCEVAATAVGLGVREVTVVDPLPLPMVGPLGEAPARALLRRHEERGMRFALGTGVAGFEGAGGVEGEDRVTGVVLSDGRVLPADVVVESVGSVASTEWLDGNGLDLTDGVLTDEQLRVGGLPYVVAVGDVARFPNARYDGVPRRVEHWSIPTDTAKHAAKVLTAQLAGFEVCLPAFAPLPTFWSDQHDFRLQSFGAPALGKGDVRVLDGDPDGDVLFGYHRGGHLVGVVALGGQAAAMGAAKYRAQLLKQPALTA from the coding sequence GTGACCGGCCGGGTCGTCGTCGCGGGCGCCTCCATGGGGGGTCTGCGCGCCGCCGAGCAACTGCGCGCCGCCGGCTGGACCGGCGCGATCACCGTGGTCGGCGACGAGCCCCACATGCCGTACAACAGGCCGCCGCTGTCCAAGGAGGTCCTGGCGGGCAAGGCGTCCTTCGACTCCCTTGCGTTCACGCCCAAGGCCGCCGCGGCCGACGTCGAATGGCGGCTCGGTACCCCCGTCGCCGCGGCCCGTCTCGCCGAACGGACCCTGGACCTGGCCGACGGATCCACCCTCGCCTTCGACGGCCTGGTCGTCGCCACCGGCATGCGACCGCGCCGACTCGGCTGCCCCGGCCCGACCGCGGGCCGCCACACCGTCCGTACCCTCGCTGACGCCCAAGCCCTGCGCGACGCGCTCACCCGGCCCGGCGTCCGCGTGGTGGTGATCGGTGCCGGCTTCATCGGCTGCGAGGTCGCGGCCACCGCCGTGGGACTCGGCGTCCGCGAGGTGACCGTCGTCGACCCCCTGCCCCTCCCGATGGTCGGTCCCCTCGGCGAAGCCCCCGCCCGAGCCCTGCTGCGGCGCCATGAGGAACGCGGGATGCGCTTCGCGCTCGGCACCGGCGTCGCCGGGTTCGAGGGTGCCGGGGGTGTCGAGGGTGAGGACCGGGTCACCGGCGTCGTACTGAGCGACGGTCGTGTGCTCCCCGCCGACGTGGTCGTCGAGTCCGTCGGCTCGGTCGCCAGCACCGAATGGCTCGACGGCAACGGGCTCGACCTCACCGACGGAGTACTGACCGACGAGCAGCTGAGAGTCGGCGGACTTCCGTACGTCGTCGCGGTGGGTGACGTGGCCCGCTTCCCCAACGCCCGCTACGACGGAGTGCCGCGCCGCGTCGAGCACTGGTCGATTCCCACGGACACCGCCAAGCACGCGGCCAAGGTGCTCACCGCCCAGCTCGCCGGATTCGAGGTCTGCCTGCCGGCCTTCGCGCCGCTGCCGACCTTCTGGAGCGATCAGCACGACTTCCGGTTGCAGTCCTTCGGGGCGCCGGCCCTCGGCAAGGGCGATGTCCGCGTCCTGGACGGCGATCCGGACGGCGACGTCCTGTTCGGCTACCACCGCGGTGGCCACCTGGTCGGTGTCGTCGCCCTCGGCGGACAGGCCGCCGCGATGGGCGCCGCCAAGTACCGCGCCCAGCTGCTCAAGCAGCCCGCCCTCACCGCGTGA